The Streptomyces sp. NBC_01244 genome contains a region encoding:
- the lipB gene encoding lipoyl(octanoyl) transferase LipB, with the protein MAELGFVRMGFGPEAVEYTVAWEEQRRVHAARFADEIEDTCLLLEHQPVYTAGRRTADNERPLDGTPVVDVDRGGKITWHGPGQLVGYPIMKLPRPVDVVAHVRRLEDALIRTAAEFGLETTRVEGRSGVWVLGDPVEERPKIGGLSLDFDPRLHDEEFDPRLNGPEYAPSNAGQRREDRKLAAIGIRVAKGVTMHGFAINVNPDNTWFDRIVPCGIRDAGVTSLSYELGREITIAEVLPVIERHLKDVLEQAEPRPREIEPAAG; encoded by the coding sequence GTGGCTGAGCTTGGGTTTGTCCGCATGGGCTTCGGCCCGGAGGCCGTCGAATACACGGTGGCCTGGGAAGAGCAGCGCCGGGTGCACGCGGCCCGCTTCGCGGACGAGATCGAGGACACCTGCCTGCTGCTGGAGCACCAGCCGGTCTACACGGCCGGCCGGCGCACCGCCGACAACGAGCGCCCGCTCGACGGCACGCCCGTCGTGGACGTGGACCGCGGCGGCAAGATCACCTGGCACGGCCCGGGCCAGCTGGTCGGCTACCCGATCATGAAGCTGCCCCGCCCGGTCGACGTGGTCGCCCACGTCCGCCGGCTGGAGGACGCGCTGATCCGCACGGCCGCCGAGTTCGGCCTGGAGACCACCCGTGTCGAGGGGCGCAGCGGGGTCTGGGTGCTCGGTGACCCGGTGGAGGAGCGCCCGAAGATCGGCGGCCTCTCGCTGGACTTCGACCCGCGGCTGCACGACGAGGAGTTCGACCCCCGGCTGAACGGCCCCGAGTACGCGCCGTCCAACGCCGGCCAGCGCCGCGAGGACCGCAAGCTCGCCGCCATCGGCATCCGGGTCGCCAAGGGCGTCACGATGCACGGCTTCGCGATCAACGTGAACCCCGACAACACCTGGTTCGACCGGATCGTCCCCTGCGGGATCCGCGACGCCGGTGTGACCTCGCTCTCGTACGAACTGGGCCGCGAGATCACCATCGCCGAGGTGCTGCCCGTGATCGAACGGCACCTGAAGGACGTACTGGAGCAGGCCGAGCCGCGCCCGCGGGAGATAGAGCCCGCTGCGGGCTGA